The Channa argus isolate prfri chromosome 22, Channa argus male v1.0, whole genome shotgun sequence genome has a window encoding:
- the LOC137107939 gene encoding arf-GAP with Rho-GAP domain, ANK repeat and PH domain-containing protein 1 isoform X2 — MPPPIPKPRYRYMRESLGSVSSLDREGTGDNLQSLTPGGIHLSTGEDASTHPPPVGSVYPSLSGVTDMIATNIPSLAGIATDIGGSTPSPAPSAPVAPPSIDSMANNITLHIPSLAGAGSTAVNYGPTYTHVANAANLDSIVSSLANISRLAGIVSNAAIPAVSTTPSALPLTAAKPRYTDVGALSQLVISTLDPTAGVTLPSVLGAAEPTDEVLPSHTITEENPYVTVLSCWTNQEEAETESSNEEEDTGVNPAPSGANGPMEKDPAPTITTNTNSIPTNASGRILPARPAPPPPRPVGKSAKPVRQKTPRAATIRVSRKKGGSGTPAPQSAVVRSSWLDVWKGFRHNVLWATFDGKLMSLWKKRTDQFSEVLFHVSSITNVKKQDKRRFSVYFRKKHYDFMAHNDEVYEGWVTSLQASRGQSSPPYPDLHGQITMKDTRSRAYAAVWGHDLWIYPNKEGFQLGIASFSVPLNVASVKPAGKHSFTLITPFKTFNLSVDSSRDLSLWLDNLSSSICSALSSSQVALRLWENPYNKVCGDCGAANPEWASVNLLLVICQACAGQHRGLGSKLSKVRSLKMDNKIWTEPLIQLFVIYGNRLANQVWAPAVPAAEQLRPDSSDQERSKFIQDKYSRGRYRRVHPLTTYESLMEQRLREVVCTIDIEETMSLICSGAKVCQSDPHNPSPTLLAETAGQALQTELLRLNEYTEVPPHLPHSANRVPDSARSGEEDEELHGKLEDDRFLFSLENDAAACDVLDLREVLSVFLKDGPRNQFEMVTLSDQLVCNADDKDGLLSHLVHILKVILPGGVSYAEVVGASAVSRVCVVEVAGASSDSDAWLLLWGDGVSVHPIQKQTQPALKMNLSGITHHEMDQSENIITMVTSDRSVSLRFEEQHSCQSWYQHLHRALANQSSAAVRPPATNCSTSPQSLYPVIDLGSRGSVPPVIERCISHITAHGLQVEGIYRRCGLATKVNQLLEALVTSPNSAPLDSDEQGVLDVCATLKRYVRQQENLIPDGQSWLQAAGISDERSRFKAYRQLLRQLPDDNRATLNALFGHFYIVQMFSQVNKMSAHNLAVVLVPALFQTVNQNLLRLTREFVIHHSLLFLTPEREERPEEEQITVF, encoded by the exons GAGAAGATGCCTCCACTCATCCTCCCCCAGTTGGCTCTGTCTACCCGAGTCTGTCTGGCGTCACTGACATGATTGCTACCAACATTCCATCATTGGCTGGAATTGCCACTGACATTGGAGGCTCTACCCCCAGCCCTGCCCCCTCAGCCCCTGTGGCTCCACCTTCCATAGACAGCATGGCTAACAACATCACTCTCCACATACCTAGCTTAGCAGGAGCTGGCAGCACTGCCGTTAACTACGGCCCCACCTACACACATGTAGCAAATGCTGCTAATTTAGATAGCATCGTTAGCTCATTGGCTAACATATCCAGGCTAGCAGGTATTGTTAGCAATGCGGCTATCCCTGCTGTTAGCACCACCCCTTCAGCCTTACCCCTGACAGCTGCTAAACCCAGGTACACAG ATGTCGGAGCCTTATCACAGCTGGTGATTTCCACCTTAGACCCAACTGCAGGCGTCACATTACCTTCAGTACTTGGAGCAGCAGAGCCCACAGATGAAG TTTTACCTTCTCACACCATCACAGAAGAAAACCCATACGTCACAGTGTTGTCTTGTTGGACAAATCAGGAAGAAGCTGAGACTGAATCATCCAATGAGGAGGAAGATACCGGAGTTAACCCTGCCCCTTCAGGAGCCAATGGACCAATGGAAAAAGATCCAGCTCCTACTATAACTACTAATACTAACAG CATTCCAACAAATGCTTCAGGTCGCATTTTACCAGCTCGACCAGCCCCTCCCCCTCCTCGGCCAGTTGGCAAATCAGCGAAGCCTGTGAGACAGAAGACTCCCAG AGCCGCTACCATTCGAGTATCAAGGAAGAAGGGGGGCAGTGGGACTCCAGCTCCACAGAGCGCTGTGGTTCGATCAAGCTGGCTCGATGTCTGGAAGGGCTTCAG ACACAATGTTTTATGGGCAACATTTGATGGAAAGCTGATGTCACTGTGGAAAAAACGCACA GACCAGTTCAGTGAGGTTCTGTTCCATGTCTCCAGTATAACCAATGTGAAAAAGCAAGACAAACGACGATTCTCAGTTTACTTCAGGAAGAAACATTATGACTTCATGGCTCATAATGATG AGGTTTATGAAGGTTGGGTCACATCTCTGCAGGCATCCCGAGGTCAGTCAAGTCCACCTTACCCAGACCTCCATGGACAAATCACCATGAAGGATACGCGGAGCCGTGCCTATGCTGCCGTTTGGGGTCACGACCTCTGGATTTACCCTAACAAGGAGGGCTTTCAGCTGGGCATtgcctccttctctgtccccctgaATGTGGCCTCAGTCAaacctgcaggaaaacactCATTTACTCTCATCACACCTTTCAAGACCTTCAA CCTGTCTGTTGATTCTTCGAGGGATCTGTCCCTCTGGTTGGACAATCTGTCCTCCTCTATCTGCAGTGCTCTCTCCTCCAGCCAGGTGGCGCTGCGTCTCTGGGAAAACCCTTACAACAAGGTCTgcggtgactgtggtgcagccAACCCTGAGTGGGCGTCAGTCAACCTCCTGCTGGTGATTTGTCAGGCCTGTGCAG GTCAGCATCGAGGTCTTGGCAGCAAGCTCTCAAAAGTCCGAAGTCTGAAGATGGACAACAAGATCTGGACGGAGCCACTTATACAG CTATTTGTTATCTACGGTAACCGGTTAGCCAATCAGGTGTGGGCGCCAGCAGTGCCTGCAGCTGAGCAGCTACGTCCTGATTCATCTGATCAGGAGAGGTCAAAGTTCATCCAGGATAAATACAGCAGGGGGCGCTACAGACGAGTCCACCCTCTGACAACATACGAGTCCTTGATGGAGCAG AGGCTGCGTGAGGTGGTGTGTACTATTGACATTGAAGAAACGATGTCTCTGATCTGCTCAGGAGCAAAG GTGTGTCAGTCTGACCCTCACAACCCCTCCCCCACCCTGCTGGCTGAGACAGCAGGTCAGGCACTACAGACGGAACTACTCCGGCTCAACGAGtacacag agGTCCCGCCCCACCTGCCCCATTCAGCCAATAGGGTACCTGACTCCGCCCGCTCAG GTGAGGAAGACGAGGAGCTTCATGGCAAACTGGAGGACGATCGATTTCTCTTCTCATTAGAAAACGATGCCGCAGCCTGTGACGTCCTCGACCTGCGAGAAGTTCTGTCCGTCTTTCTCAAAGATGG CCCAAGGAACCAGTTTGAGATGGTGACCCTGAGCGATCAGCTGGTCTGTAACGCTGACGATAAAGACGGTCTGCTGAGTCACCTGGTTCATATACTGAAG GTGATCCTCCCGGGGGGTGTGTCTTATGCAGAGGTGGTTGGAGCTTCAGCTgtcagcagagtgtgtgtggttgaagTGGCTGGAGCCTCGAGCGACTCGGATGCCTGGTTGTTGCTCTGGGGGGATGGAGTCAGTGTTCACCCCatccaaaaacagacacagccGGCTCTGAAGATGAACCTCAGCGGTATCACACACCACG AAATGGATCAATCTGAGAACATTATCACCATGGTAACCTCAGACAG GAGTGTGTCGCTGCGTTTTGAGGAGCAGCACAGCTGTCAGTCCTGGTACCAGCACCTGCACAGAGCTCTGGCCAATCAGAGCTCAGCTGCAGTGCGTCCTCCTGCAACTAATTGCagcacatctcctcagtctctttACCCGGTGATCGATCTGGGGTCCAGAGGTTCAGTACCCCCAGTCATCGAGCGCTGCATCTCCCACATTACAGCCCATG GTCTGCAGGTAGAGGGCATTTATCGCCGCTGTGGCCTTGCTACCAAAGTCAACCAATTACTGGAGGCTCTGGTGACATCACCCAACTCTGCCCCCCTAGACAGTGATGAACAGGGCGTATTGGATGTTTGCGCCACCCTCAAACGATATGTTCGCCAGCAGGAGAATCTGATACCTGATGGCCAGTCTTGGCTGCAGGCTGCAG gAATTTCAGATGAACGCTCCAGGTTTAAAGCTTACCGACAATTACTGCGGCAACTTCCTGATGACAACAGAGCAACACTGAATGCTCTGTTTGGACATTTCTACAT AGTTCAAATGTTCTCTCAGGTGAACAAGATGTCGGCTCACAATCTGGCTGTGGTTCTGGTCCCGGCTCTGTTCCAGACCGTGAACCAGAATCTGCTCAGACTCACCAGAGAATTCGTCATCCATCACTCTCTGCTCTTCCTG
- the LOC137107939 gene encoding arf-GAP with Rho-GAP domain, ANK repeat and PH domain-containing protein 1 isoform X1, with amino-acid sequence MQEINTLDFRFHSFTYSLQTPSKMPPPIPKPRYRYMRESLGSVSSLDREGTGDNLQSLTPGGIHLSTGEDASTHPPPVGSVYPSLSGVTDMIATNIPSLAGIATDIGGSTPSPAPSAPVAPPSIDSMANNITLHIPSLAGAGSTAVNYGPTYTHVANAANLDSIVSSLANISRLAGIVSNAAIPAVSTTPSALPLTAAKPRYTDVGALSQLVISTLDPTAGVTLPSVLGAAEPTDEVLPSHTITEENPYVTVLSCWTNQEEAETESSNEEEDTGVNPAPSGANGPMEKDPAPTITTNTNSIPTNASGRILPARPAPPPPRPVGKSAKPVRQKTPRAATIRVSRKKGGSGTPAPQSAVVRSSWLDVWKGFRHNVLWATFDGKLMSLWKKRTDQFSEVLFHVSSITNVKKQDKRRFSVYFRKKHYDFMAHNDEVYEGWVTSLQASRGQSSPPYPDLHGQITMKDTRSRAYAAVWGHDLWIYPNKEGFQLGIASFSVPLNVASVKPAGKHSFTLITPFKTFNLSVDSSRDLSLWLDNLSSSICSALSSSQVALRLWENPYNKVCGDCGAANPEWASVNLLLVICQACAGQHRGLGSKLSKVRSLKMDNKIWTEPLIQLFVIYGNRLANQVWAPAVPAAEQLRPDSSDQERSKFIQDKYSRGRYRRVHPLTTYESLMEQRLREVVCTIDIEETMSLICSGAKVCQSDPHNPSPTLLAETAGQALQTELLRLNEYTEVPPHLPHSANRVPDSARSGEEDEELHGKLEDDRFLFSLENDAAACDVLDLREVLSVFLKDGPRNQFEMVTLSDQLVCNADDKDGLLSHLVHILKVILPGGVSYAEVVGASAVSRVCVVEVAGASSDSDAWLLLWGDGVSVHPIQKQTQPALKMNLSGITHHEMDQSENIITMVTSDRSVSLRFEEQHSCQSWYQHLHRALANQSSAAVRPPATNCSTSPQSLYPVIDLGSRGSVPPVIERCISHITAHGLQVEGIYRRCGLATKVNQLLEALVTSPNSAPLDSDEQGVLDVCATLKRYVRQQENLIPDGQSWLQAAGISDERSRFKAYRQLLRQLPDDNRATLNALFGHFYIVQMFSQVNKMSAHNLAVVLVPALFQTVNQNLLRLTREFVIHHSLLFLTPEREERPEEEQITVF; translated from the exons GAGAAGATGCCTCCACTCATCCTCCCCCAGTTGGCTCTGTCTACCCGAGTCTGTCTGGCGTCACTGACATGATTGCTACCAACATTCCATCATTGGCTGGAATTGCCACTGACATTGGAGGCTCTACCCCCAGCCCTGCCCCCTCAGCCCCTGTGGCTCCACCTTCCATAGACAGCATGGCTAACAACATCACTCTCCACATACCTAGCTTAGCAGGAGCTGGCAGCACTGCCGTTAACTACGGCCCCACCTACACACATGTAGCAAATGCTGCTAATTTAGATAGCATCGTTAGCTCATTGGCTAACATATCCAGGCTAGCAGGTATTGTTAGCAATGCGGCTATCCCTGCTGTTAGCACCACCCCTTCAGCCTTACCCCTGACAGCTGCTAAACCCAGGTACACAG ATGTCGGAGCCTTATCACAGCTGGTGATTTCCACCTTAGACCCAACTGCAGGCGTCACATTACCTTCAGTACTTGGAGCAGCAGAGCCCACAGATGAAG TTTTACCTTCTCACACCATCACAGAAGAAAACCCATACGTCACAGTGTTGTCTTGTTGGACAAATCAGGAAGAAGCTGAGACTGAATCATCCAATGAGGAGGAAGATACCGGAGTTAACCCTGCCCCTTCAGGAGCCAATGGACCAATGGAAAAAGATCCAGCTCCTACTATAACTACTAATACTAACAG CATTCCAACAAATGCTTCAGGTCGCATTTTACCAGCTCGACCAGCCCCTCCCCCTCCTCGGCCAGTTGGCAAATCAGCGAAGCCTGTGAGACAGAAGACTCCCAG AGCCGCTACCATTCGAGTATCAAGGAAGAAGGGGGGCAGTGGGACTCCAGCTCCACAGAGCGCTGTGGTTCGATCAAGCTGGCTCGATGTCTGGAAGGGCTTCAG ACACAATGTTTTATGGGCAACATTTGATGGAAAGCTGATGTCACTGTGGAAAAAACGCACA GACCAGTTCAGTGAGGTTCTGTTCCATGTCTCCAGTATAACCAATGTGAAAAAGCAAGACAAACGACGATTCTCAGTTTACTTCAGGAAGAAACATTATGACTTCATGGCTCATAATGATG AGGTTTATGAAGGTTGGGTCACATCTCTGCAGGCATCCCGAGGTCAGTCAAGTCCACCTTACCCAGACCTCCATGGACAAATCACCATGAAGGATACGCGGAGCCGTGCCTATGCTGCCGTTTGGGGTCACGACCTCTGGATTTACCCTAACAAGGAGGGCTTTCAGCTGGGCATtgcctccttctctgtccccctgaATGTGGCCTCAGTCAaacctgcaggaaaacactCATTTACTCTCATCACACCTTTCAAGACCTTCAA CCTGTCTGTTGATTCTTCGAGGGATCTGTCCCTCTGGTTGGACAATCTGTCCTCCTCTATCTGCAGTGCTCTCTCCTCCAGCCAGGTGGCGCTGCGTCTCTGGGAAAACCCTTACAACAAGGTCTgcggtgactgtggtgcagccAACCCTGAGTGGGCGTCAGTCAACCTCCTGCTGGTGATTTGTCAGGCCTGTGCAG GTCAGCATCGAGGTCTTGGCAGCAAGCTCTCAAAAGTCCGAAGTCTGAAGATGGACAACAAGATCTGGACGGAGCCACTTATACAG CTATTTGTTATCTACGGTAACCGGTTAGCCAATCAGGTGTGGGCGCCAGCAGTGCCTGCAGCTGAGCAGCTACGTCCTGATTCATCTGATCAGGAGAGGTCAAAGTTCATCCAGGATAAATACAGCAGGGGGCGCTACAGACGAGTCCACCCTCTGACAACATACGAGTCCTTGATGGAGCAG AGGCTGCGTGAGGTGGTGTGTACTATTGACATTGAAGAAACGATGTCTCTGATCTGCTCAGGAGCAAAG GTGTGTCAGTCTGACCCTCACAACCCCTCCCCCACCCTGCTGGCTGAGACAGCAGGTCAGGCACTACAGACGGAACTACTCCGGCTCAACGAGtacacag agGTCCCGCCCCACCTGCCCCATTCAGCCAATAGGGTACCTGACTCCGCCCGCTCAG GTGAGGAAGACGAGGAGCTTCATGGCAAACTGGAGGACGATCGATTTCTCTTCTCATTAGAAAACGATGCCGCAGCCTGTGACGTCCTCGACCTGCGAGAAGTTCTGTCCGTCTTTCTCAAAGATGG CCCAAGGAACCAGTTTGAGATGGTGACCCTGAGCGATCAGCTGGTCTGTAACGCTGACGATAAAGACGGTCTGCTGAGTCACCTGGTTCATATACTGAAG GTGATCCTCCCGGGGGGTGTGTCTTATGCAGAGGTGGTTGGAGCTTCAGCTgtcagcagagtgtgtgtggttgaagTGGCTGGAGCCTCGAGCGACTCGGATGCCTGGTTGTTGCTCTGGGGGGATGGAGTCAGTGTTCACCCCatccaaaaacagacacagccGGCTCTGAAGATGAACCTCAGCGGTATCACACACCACG AAATGGATCAATCTGAGAACATTATCACCATGGTAACCTCAGACAG GAGTGTGTCGCTGCGTTTTGAGGAGCAGCACAGCTGTCAGTCCTGGTACCAGCACCTGCACAGAGCTCTGGCCAATCAGAGCTCAGCTGCAGTGCGTCCTCCTGCAACTAATTGCagcacatctcctcagtctctttACCCGGTGATCGATCTGGGGTCCAGAGGTTCAGTACCCCCAGTCATCGAGCGCTGCATCTCCCACATTACAGCCCATG GTCTGCAGGTAGAGGGCATTTATCGCCGCTGTGGCCTTGCTACCAAAGTCAACCAATTACTGGAGGCTCTGGTGACATCACCCAACTCTGCCCCCCTAGACAGTGATGAACAGGGCGTATTGGATGTTTGCGCCACCCTCAAACGATATGTTCGCCAGCAGGAGAATCTGATACCTGATGGCCAGTCTTGGCTGCAGGCTGCAG gAATTTCAGATGAACGCTCCAGGTTTAAAGCTTACCGACAATTACTGCGGCAACTTCCTGATGACAACAGAGCAACACTGAATGCTCTGTTTGGACATTTCTACAT AGTTCAAATGTTCTCTCAGGTGAACAAGATGTCGGCTCACAATCTGGCTGTGGTTCTGGTCCCGGCTCTGTTCCAGACCGTGAACCAGAATCTGCTCAGACTCACCAGAGAATTCGTCATCCATCACTCTCTGCTCTTCCTG